In Paroedura picta isolate Pp20150507F chromosome 1, Ppicta_v3.0, whole genome shotgun sequence, the following are encoded in one genomic region:
- the RBM14 gene encoding RNA-binding protein 14 — MRPGVKLFVGNVPEEASQVELRELFEAAAEPGEVLSVALMKQFAFVHMRDEEAAERAILKLNGHPLHGRRVVVEPSRPRPTHTVKVFVGNVSAACTSSELRVLFQQYGPVVECDVVKDYAFVHMEKEEDARAAIEHLNGREVKGKRINVELSNKAHKRGPAAHSGQPGGGAEKNKIPTLEKLQPRNDGLRSADLAFPMAASNYSTLEYDYQQRMGNNNVTKFDSHDGQARQVSPSYFGRDRSPIRRSPTRAGYTLPMTAQQATYRDQTTASMGASYRDQPSASLGMAYRPQPTTGQAAVYRAQPSAMVGNAYRAQSSVPMAASGAQPVASAITSYNAQAAATYNAQSAAAAAAAAAAAYAAQPAASQVASYGAQPSTTYAAAYGAQAAATYAATYGAQAAAAYSASYGAQAAASSQAAMYSAHPLSAQSASYGVQPAVGHAASYGSQAASALPAAYGAQSAANLAATYSMQDAAATSYKTSLPASVSSAYRAQVSNPAEAAYAAQQSASIPMAGYRAQQAYNGLTQSTQQAAAYSVMSQPEAAALHPPYERTRLSPPRGSREDLFRKAAAMNKRYSSDLSDDRRLSDLSDYRRLADSPHAYRHSPTKAQLDYRRLPETQADYARYAGAYGDYLRNAQLQLQASYQRRM, encoded by the exons ATGCGCCCGGGCGTGAAGCTTTTCGTGGGCAACGTGCCCGAAGAGGCGTCGCAGGTGGAACTGCGCGAGTTGTTCGAAGCGGCGGCCGAGCCGGGCGAGGTGCTGAGCGTGGCCCTCATGAAGCAGTTCGCCTTCGTGCACATGCGCGACGAGGAGGCGGCCGAGCGCGCCATCCTCAAGCTTAACGGCCACCCGCTGCACGGCCGTCGCGTCGTCGTCGAGCCCTCGCGGCCTAGGCCCACGCACACCGTCAAGGTCTTTGTGGGCAACGTCTCGGCGGCCTGCACTAGTAGCGAGCTGCGCGTCCTCTTCCAGCAGTATGGGCCCGTGGTCGAGTGCGACGTCGTCAAAG ACTATGCGTTCGTTCacatggagaaggaagaggatgcTAGAGCCGCCATTGAACACCTTAACGGAAGGGAAGTCAAAGGCAAAAGAATTAATGTGGAACTCTCTAATAAAGCCCATAAAAGGGGACCAGCTGCACACAGCGGGCAGCCAGGCGGTGGAGCTGAAAAGAACAAAATACCAACTCTAGAGAAACTCCAGCCCAGGAATGATGGTTTGAGATCTGCCGATCTTGCCTTCCCGATGGCAGCTTCCAACTATTCTACACTTGAGTATGATTATCAGCAGCGCATGGGCAACAACAACGTAACCAAATTTGACTCACATGATGGTCAGGCCAGGCAGGTATCACCCTCCTATTTCGGAAGGGACAGGAGTCCCATTAGACGTTCACCAACAAGAGCAGGTTAtacccttcctatgacagcccaGCAAGCTACCTACAGAGACCAGACCACTGCCTCCATGGGAGCATCCTACAGAGACCAGCCATCAGCCTCTCTTGGGATGGCTTATAGACCCCAGCCTACAACTGGGCAAGCCGCAGTGTATAGAGCCCAGCCTTCAGCTATGGTTGGAAATGCATATAGAGCTCAGTCCTCTGTTCCTATGGCAGCTTCTGGTGCCCAACCAGTAGCCTCAGCAATAACATCCTACAATGCCCAGGCAGCTGCCACTTACAATGCTCAatctgctgccgccgctgctgctgctgctgccgctgcctacGCAGCACAGCCTGCTGCTTCTCAAGTAGCTTCTTATGGGGCCCAGCCCAGCACTACCTATGCTGCTGCTTATGGGGCTCAGGCTGCTGCAACATATGCAGCTACCTATGGGGCCCAAGCAGCTGCTGCATACTCAGCCTCCTATGGGGCCCAAGCAGCTGCAAGCAGCCAGGCAGCCATGTATAGTGCCCACCCTCTCTCAGCACAGTCAGCTTCGTATGGAGTCCAGCCAGCTGTTGGCCACGCAGCATCCTATGGCTCCCAGGCTGCATCTGCTCTGCCAGCTGCATATGGGGCACAATCTGCGGCAAACCTTGCAGCCACTTACAGCATGCAGGATGCAGCTGCCACTTCCTACAAAACATCACTCCCTGCTTCAGTATCTTCAGCCTACAGAGCACAGGTCTCCAATCCAGCAGAGGCAGCCTATGCAGCACAGCAGTCTGCTTCCATTccaatggcaggttacagagctCAGCAAGCATACAATGGGCTAACTCAGTCTACACAACAGGCGGCCGCCTATTCAGTCATGTCTCAGCCAGAAGCTGCTGCGCTCCACCCCCCGTATGAACGCACCCGCCTCTCCCCGCCACGCGGCAGCCGTGAAGATCTCTTCAGAAAAGCGGCTGCAATGAATAAGAG GTACAGTTCTGACCTCTCAGATGATCGCCGTTTATCTGATCTCTCAGATTACCGCCGTTTAGCAGACTCCCCTCACGCATACCGCCATTCGCCGACAAAAGCTCAACTGGATTATCGCCGTCTCCCAGAAACGCAGGCTGATTATGCCCGGTATGCGGGTGCCTATGGCGATTACTTGCGTAATGCACAGCTGCAGCTGCAGGCTAGTTACCAGCGCCGCATGTAG